The following are encoded together in the Methylorubrum sp. B1-46 genome:
- a CDS encoding ABC transporter substrate-binding protein: MTDEPLRPGLLPSRRFLLRTGAAAAALPLGFGIGGVRAWGPGPAVPFDPGSICRPAVAEAAAGPLKPIKLAWNATAVCTAAAPLAKERGIFAAHGLDVEFVNFGGSTEALLEAIATGKADAGIGMALRWLKPLEQGFDVKITAGLHGGCLRLLGAKSAGITDIAALKGKTIAISDHASPAKNFFALLLAKAGIDPETGVEWRQYPADLLNLAVEKGEAQALADSDPRTWIWLKDPKFTEVATNLSGEYADRTCCVVAMRGSLIRGDRAAATALTRAVLEAGHRVHADPEDAARIFSGYGGRGSVEDLAAMLRSQHHGDRPVGADLKRQLVLYGDELKQVNVLKRSTDTAKFAERVYADVLS; encoded by the coding sequence ATGACCGACGAGCCCTTGCGCCCCGGCCTTCTGCCGTCGCGCCGGTTCCTGCTCCGCACGGGCGCCGCCGCGGCGGCTCTGCCCCTCGGGTTCGGAATCGGCGGCGTGCGCGCCTGGGGGCCCGGCCCGGCGGTGCCTTTTGATCCCGGCTCGATCTGCCGCCCCGCCGTCGCGGAGGCCGCCGCCGGGCCGCTGAAGCCGATCAAGCTCGCCTGGAACGCCACCGCGGTCTGCACCGCCGCGGCGCCGCTGGCCAAGGAGCGCGGCATCTTCGCCGCCCACGGCCTCGACGTGGAGTTCGTCAATTTCGGCGGCTCGACCGAGGCGTTGCTGGAGGCCATCGCCACCGGCAAGGCCGATGCCGGCATCGGCATGGCGTTGCGCTGGCTGAAGCCCCTGGAGCAGGGCTTCGACGTGAAGATCACCGCCGGCCTGCACGGTGGCTGCCTACGGTTGCTGGGGGCGAAATCGGCCGGCATCACCGACATCGCGGCGCTCAAGGGCAAGACGATCGCGATCAGCGATCACGCCAGCCCGGCCAAGAACTTCTTCGCACTCCTGCTCGCTAAGGCCGGCATCGATCCGGAAACCGGCGTCGAGTGGCGGCAATACCCGGCCGATCTCCTCAACCTCGCGGTCGAGAAGGGCGAGGCGCAGGCGCTGGCCGATTCCGATCCGCGCACGTGGATCTGGCTGAAGGACCCGAAATTCACCGAGGTCGCCACCAACCTCTCGGGTGAGTACGCCGACCGGACCTGCTGCGTGGTGGCGATGCGCGGCAGCCTGATCCGGGGCGACCGCGCGGCGGCCACGGCCCTCACCCGCGCCGTGCTGGAGGCCGGCCACCGCGTTCACGCGGACCCGGAGGACGCCGCCCGCATCTTCTCCGGCTACGGCGGCCGGGGTTCGGTCGAGGATCTGGCCGCGATGCTGCGGAGCCAGCACCACGGCGACCGTCCGGTCGGCGCCGACCTCAAGCGCCAGCTCGTGCTCTACGGCGACGAACTCAAACAGGTGAACGTCCTCAAGCGCTCGACCGACACGGCCAAGTTCGCCGAGCGCGTCTATGCCGACGTGCTGAGCTGA
- a CDS encoding acyl-CoA dehydrogenase family protein produces MTAFLETARTLAEEFAATAGERDRSGAFPHAPIASLREAGLIGLAAPERLGGGGGGLVRAAQVVGAIGAGDPAVALVLAMTLLQHGLIHRDGTSWPRALADRVGREAVTNGALINALRVEPDLGTPARGGLPATIARRDGGDWRVTGRKIYSTGAPGLSYGLVFARTDEAEPRIGNWLVPMSSPGIRIEESWDHLGLRASGSHDVVFEETFVPGDHAVDLRRPEDWRRPDPLQQAWSCALLAALYDGVARAAQAWFAHFLHERVPGSLGAPLASLPRFHEAFGENVRLLSVNARLVASLTAETDAGAPPAPQEAGFVKLTVTENAIQAVQRVAELCGNAALSRNNPLERHLRDVLCARIHWPQGDAVRVAAGRAALGV; encoded by the coding sequence ATGACCGCGTTCCTCGAAACCGCCCGGACGCTCGCCGAAGAATTTGCCGCGACCGCCGGCGAGCGCGACCGCAGCGGCGCCTTCCCGCATGCGCCCATCGCGTCGCTGCGCGAGGCCGGCCTGATCGGGCTCGCCGCACCGGAGCGACTCGGCGGCGGCGGGGGCGGGCTGGTGCGGGCGGCGCAGGTCGTCGGCGCCATCGGCGCGGGCGATCCGGCGGTCGCCCTGGTGCTGGCGATGACGCTGCTCCAGCACGGGCTGATCCACCGCGACGGCACATCCTGGCCGCGCGCGCTCGCCGACCGTGTCGGGCGCGAGGCCGTGACGAACGGCGCCCTGATCAACGCGCTGAGGGTTGAGCCCGATCTGGGCACCCCCGCCCGCGGCGGCCTGCCCGCGACGATCGCCCGGCGCGACGGCGGCGATTGGCGTGTCACGGGCCGAAAAATCTATTCGACGGGCGCACCGGGGCTTTCCTACGGCCTCGTCTTCGCCCGCACCGACGAGGCCGAGCCGCGGATCGGCAACTGGCTGGTGCCGATGTCATCCCCGGGCATCCGCATCGAGGAGAGCTGGGACCATCTGGGCCTGCGCGCCTCGGGCAGCCACGACGTGGTGTTCGAGGAGACCTTCGTGCCGGGCGACCACGCCGTCGATCTGCGCCGCCCGGAAGACTGGCGCCGGCCCGATCCGCTGCAGCAGGCCTGGAGCTGCGCCCTGCTCGCCGCGCTCTACGACGGCGTCGCGCGGGCGGCGCAAGCGTGGTTCGCGCACTTCCTGCACGAGCGCGTGCCAGGCAGTCTCGGCGCGCCGCTCGCGAGCCTGCCACGGTTCCACGAGGCTTTCGGCGAGAACGTGCGACTGCTCTCTGTCAACGCCCGGCTCGTGGCGAGCCTCACCGCCGAGACCGATGCGGGCGCGCCGCCGGCCCCGCAGGAGGCCGGCTTCGTCAAGCTCACCGTCACCGAGAACGCGATCCAGGCCGTGCAGCGGGTCGCCGAGCTCTGCGGAAACGCCGCGCTCTCGCGAAACAACCCGCTGGAGCGGCACCTGCGCGACGTGCTGTGTGCGCGCATCCACTGGCCGCAGGGCGACGCGGTGCGGGTCGCCGCTGGCCGCGCCGCGCTTGGCGTCTGA
- a CDS encoding LLM class flavin-dependent oxidoreductase encodes MSLLPPEATEFIGFVAPHEVSESRAPRGPAIEPDYLRLLAQAHERAGFDRVLVAFYATAPDPLLIAAEIAAVTERIGLMIAHRTGFTAPTVAARQFATLDRLTGGRVAIHAISGGDDRDLARDGDHLTKDERYARTREFLDILRLAWTSETPFDYAGAHYRIEAGFSEVKPVKAIPIYFGGASPAALAVAGRHADTYALWGESQAQVRELIGRVRAAAAPHGRSPRFSLSLRPILAETEERAWARAEAILAETRRLRAARGLGPAPAPQNEGSRRLLAAAAQGSRLDERLYTAIAAETGASGNSTALVGTPEQVAEALLDYHDLGVRTFLIRGFDPLEDAIQYGRDLLPAFKDRLARRGGTAEAA; translated from the coding sequence ATGAGCCTGCTGCCGCCCGAAGCGACCGAGTTCATCGGCTTCGTCGCCCCCCACGAGGTCTCCGAGTCGCGCGCCCCGCGCGGCCCCGCGATCGAGCCCGATTACCTGCGTCTGCTGGCCCAGGCGCACGAGCGGGCCGGATTCGACCGGGTGCTGGTGGCCTTCTACGCGACGGCGCCCGATCCGTTGCTGATCGCCGCCGAGATCGCCGCCGTCACGGAGCGGATCGGACTGATGATTGCCCACCGCACCGGCTTCACCGCGCCGACCGTCGCGGCCCGCCAGTTCGCGACACTCGACCGGCTCACCGGCGGGCGGGTGGCGATCCACGCGATCAGCGGCGGCGACGACCGTGATCTGGCCCGCGACGGCGACCACCTCACCAAGGACGAGCGCTACGCCCGCACCCGCGAGTTCCTCGACATCCTGCGCCTTGCCTGGACCTCGGAGACGCCCTTCGACTACGCGGGCGCGCATTACCGGATCGAGGCCGGCTTCTCCGAGGTGAAGCCGGTGAAAGCGATTCCGATCTATTTCGGCGGCGCCTCGCCCGCCGCGCTCGCGGTAGCGGGCCGGCACGCCGATACCTACGCGCTGTGGGGAGAATCCCAGGCGCAGGTGCGCGAGCTGATCGGCCGGGTGCGGGCGGCAGCCGCCCCACACGGGCGTTCGCCGCGCTTCAGCCTGTCGCTGCGCCCGATCCTGGCCGAGACCGAGGAGCGGGCCTGGGCGCGAGCGGAGGCCATCCTCGCCGAGACCCGGCGGCTGCGTGCCGCCCGCGGCCTCGGACCGGCGCCGGCCCCGCAGAACGAGGGCTCGCGCCGCCTGCTCGCCGCGGCGGCGCAGGGCTCGCGCCTCGACGAGCGGCTCTACACGGCGATCGCCGCCGAGACGGGAGCCTCCGGCAACTCGACGGCGCTCGTGGGCACGCCCGAGCAGGTCGCCGAGGCGCTGCTCGACTATCACGATCTCGGCGTGCGCACCTTCCTGATCCGCGGCTTCGACCCGCTGGAGGACGCGATCCAGTACGGGCGCGACCTGCTGCCCGCCTTCAAGGATCGGCTCGCCCGCCGCGGCGGCACGGCGGAGGCCGCGTGA
- a CDS encoding ABC transporter substrate-binding protein, protein MARLLVLILLALAALAPARAEEVLRVGDQRGNARALMEAAGVLDGLPYRLEWSEFPAAAPLLEALNAGVIDAGGVGDAPFTFAAAAGVPVKAFLAFRNRQDGLAILVRPDSALRSVADLQGKRIATNRGSIGHQVVLAALEEAGLPADSVQFRFLPPADAKLALTSGAVDAWSTWEPYTSAAELAGLVRVVRDGNGITPGLSYAVASEAVLKSKRALLADYAARLAKARAWALTDPAPYAAAWSRLISLPEAVPLRWFGRARYRTVPIDESVIADQQRIIDLYVRAGLIPAARAPRAEAILDTGFSDALAAVR, encoded by the coding sequence ATGGCCCGCCTCCTCGTCCTGATCCTGCTGGCCCTCGCCGCCCTCGCGCCGGCCCGCGCCGAGGAGGTCTTGCGCGTCGGCGACCAGCGCGGCAACGCCCGCGCCCTGATGGAGGCTGCAGGCGTGCTCGACGGCCTGCCCTACCGCCTCGAATGGAGCGAATTCCCGGCCGCCGCCCCGCTGCTGGAGGCGCTGAACGCGGGTGTGATCGATGCGGGCGGCGTGGGCGACGCGCCCTTCACCTTCGCGGCCGCCGCGGGCGTTCCGGTCAAGGCCTTCCTCGCCTTCCGCAACCGGCAGGACGGGCTCGCCATCCTGGTGCGGCCCGATTCCGCTCTCCGCAGCGTCGCGGATCTACAAGGCAAGCGCATCGCCACCAACCGCGGCTCGATCGGCCATCAGGTCGTCCTCGCCGCCCTCGAAGAGGCGGGGCTGCCCGCGGACAGCGTGCAGTTCCGCTTCCTGCCGCCGGCCGATGCCAAGCTGGCGCTGACTTCCGGCGCGGTCGATGCGTGGTCGACCTGGGAGCCCTACACCTCCGCGGCCGAACTCGCCGGCCTCGTGCGGGTGGTCCGCGACGGCAACGGCATCACGCCGGGTCTCAGCTACGCGGTGGCAAGCGAGGCTGTCCTCAAATCAAAGCGCGCGTTGTTGGCCGACTACGCTGCCCGTCTGGCCAAGGCGCGGGCCTGGGCGCTGACCGACCCGGCGCCCTACGCCGCCGCGTGGTCGCGGCTGATCAGCCTGCCCGAGGCGGTGCCGCTCCGCTGGTTCGGGCGCGCCCGGTACCGCACCGTGCCGATCGACGAGAGCGTGATCGCCGACCAACAGCGCATCATCGACCTCTACGTCCGCGCCGGCCTGATCCCGGCGGCCCGCGCCCCGCGCGCCGAAGCGATCCTCGACACCGGGTTTTCCGATGCGCTCGCCGCCGTGCGATGA
- a CDS encoding cupin domain-containing protein, with amino-acid sequence MHESGEGHRHDHDHDEGAAGRWKHDGVRVIPGDRLDPNTAQTPGMFRQAAVNAARVGAQKIWAGTVAIEPDAKTGVHHHGALESVIYIVSGRARMRWGERLEYVAEAGPGDFIFVPPYVPHQEINASTDEPLHCVLVRSDNEAVVVNLPDVEAAERPETVYWVDPIHKQP; translated from the coding sequence ATGCACGAGAGCGGCGAAGGCCACAGGCACGATCATGATCACGACGAAGGCGCCGCCGGGCGCTGGAAACACGACGGCGTGCGGGTGATCCCCGGCGACCGGCTCGATCCCAACACGGCGCAGACGCCGGGCATGTTCCGGCAGGCGGCGGTCAATGCCGCCCGCGTCGGCGCCCAGAAGATCTGGGCCGGCACGGTGGCGATCGAGCCCGACGCCAAGACCGGCGTGCACCACCACGGCGCCCTGGAGAGCGTGATCTACATCGTTTCCGGCCGCGCCCGGATGCGCTGGGGCGAGCGGCTCGAATACGTGGCCGAGGCCGGGCCCGGCGACTTCATCTTCGTGCCGCCTTACGTGCCGCACCAGGAGATCAACGCCTCGACCGACGAGCCGCTGCACTGCGTGCTGGTGCGCTCGGACAACGAGGCGGTGGTGGTCAACCTGCCCGACGTCGAGGCCGCCGAGCGGCCCGAGACGGTCTACTGGGTCGATCCGATCCACAAGCAGCCGTGA
- a CDS encoding PAS domain-containing protein → MQSQSSSPNVPDALKRYFEQAHIALALAGVGEDNPLLLVNEPFHKLTGYTAPEVVGRNCRLLQGDAENPEAREKIHAFLERDGVNAVRTTILNVRKDGRPFVNLLYMSKLRALSGEVRFLFASQFDVSRSQPELLAAYDAELSRTLSRLRPSLAESGIVLEGSLKAIANTVATVAQAKLTLADLDGTGFP, encoded by the coding sequence GTGCAGTCGCAGTCTTCCTCCCCGAACGTTCCGGACGCGCTCAAGCGCTACTTCGAACAGGCGCACATCGCCCTGGCGCTCGCGGGGGTGGGCGAGGACAATCCGCTGCTCCTCGTCAACGAGCCGTTCCACAAGCTGACGGGCTACACCGCGCCGGAGGTCGTCGGGCGCAACTGCCGTCTGCTGCAGGGCGATGCCGAGAATCCCGAGGCGAGGGAGAAGATCCACGCCTTCCTCGAAAGGGATGGCGTGAACGCGGTGCGCACCACCATCCTCAACGTCCGCAAGGACGGGCGGCCCTTCGTCAACCTGCTCTACATGTCCAAGCTGCGGGCCTTGTCCGGAGAGGTGCGCTTTCTTTTCGCATCCCAATTCGACGTCAGCCGCTCGCAGCCCGAACTGCTCGCGGCGTACGATGCCGAGCTGAGCCGAACGCTGTCCCGGCTGCGCCCCTCCCTCGCAGAGAGCGGGATCGTCCTCGAAGGGTCGCTCAAGGCGATTGCCAACACCGTCGCCACCGTCGCCCAAGCCAAGCTCACCCTCGCGGATCTCGATGGAACCGGATTTCCCTGA